The DNA region GGGTAGATCAGCAGCTTGTCGACCACCCCCGTCAGCCGCGCGAGCGCGAAGTCGAGCGTGATGGTGGCGTCCGGGCCGATGAACCGCTCAACCGAGGAGTGGGAAATGTCGCGTTCATGCCACAGCGCGACGTTCTCCAGCGCGGGGGTGACGGCCGAACGCACCAGCCGGGCAAGGCCGGTGAGGTTTTCGGTAAGGATCGGGTTGCGCTTGTGCGGCATCGCGCTTGATCCCTTCTGGCCAGGAGAGAAATATTCCTCGGCTTCTAGAACTTCGGTGCGCTGCAAGTGGCGGATTTCGGTCGCGAGGCGCTCGATGCTGCTGGCGATCACGCCCAGCGTGGCAAAGTACATCGCATGGCGGTCCCGCGGGATGACCTGTGTCGACACCGGCTCGATGGCGAGGCCGAGCTGGTCGGCGACGTAAGCTTCCACCGCCGGATCGACATTGGCGAAGGTGCCGACAGCGCCGCTGATCGCGCAGGTCGCGATCTCGGCCCGCGCTGCGACAAGCCGCGCACGGCAGCGGTCGAACTCGGCATAGGCTTGCGCCAGCTTGAGCCCGAAGGTGACAGGCTCGGCATGAATGCCGTGGCTGCGGCCGATGGTGGGGGTGTATTTGTGCTCCTCGGCCCGAGTCTTGATCGCGGCGAGGAGCGCATCGAGATCGGCCAGCAGCAGGTCGCTTGCCCGCGCGAGCTGCACCGAAAGCGTGGTGTCGAGCACGTCCGAGCTCGTCATGCCTTGGTGCATGAAGCGCGCTTCTTCGCCGACCTGCTGAGCGACCCAGTCGAGGAAGGCGATCACGTCATGCTTGGTGACAGCTTCGATGGCGTCAATCGCGGCGACATCGATCGCGGGATTGGTCGCCCACCAGTCCCATAGCGCTTTGGCCGCGCTTTGCGGCACTACGCCGAGGTCAGCGAGCTTCTGGGTCGCGTGCGCCTCGATCTCGAACCAGATGCGATATTTCGCCTCCGGCTCCCACAGGGCAGTCATGGCAGGGCGGGAATAGCGGGGGACCATCGGCGGCTCCATTGGGGGCGGGATTCTCGCCGCGCGGGCTAGGCGGGCGGGGCGCGGATGGCAAGAGCGCTAGATGAGGCCCTTGGCCCGCAGCGAGGTATGCCCCTCGCGCCCGATGATCACGTGATCGTGGACGGTGACGCCCATGTGCCGCCCCGCCTCGGCGATGCGCTGGGTGATCTGGATGTCGGCGCGGCTGGGCTCGGGCGAACCGCTGGGGTGATTGTGGACGAGGATCATCGCGCTCGCGCCCACGTCCATCGCCCGGCGGATCACTTCGCGCGGGTGGATTGCGGCTTCATCAATTGAACCGTCGCCGACGTGGTGATCATCGATCAGCCGGTTCTTGGTGTCGAGATAGAGCACCCTGACGCGCTCGACCGTCAGATGCGCCATGTCGGTGGTGAGGTAGTCGATCAGCGCCTGCCAGCTTCCGAGGACCGGCTTGCCCATGATCTCACCGCGCGCCATCCGGCGGGCGGCGAGGGCGACGGCCTTGAGCGCGGCGGCGCTGTTCTCGCCCACGCCCTTCACGCGCTGCAAGGCCTTGGGATCGGCGTTGAGCACGCCCGCAAGGCTCCCGTATTGGGCCAGCAGCGCCTTGGCGATCGGCTTGGTATTGCCGCGCGGGATGGCGGCGAACAACAGGTATTCGAGCACTTCGTAATCCGCCAGCGCCTCGGCTCCGCCGGTCAGCAAGCGATGACGCAGCCGCGCGCGGTGACCATCGCCCGCCGCCTTGCCGGCATCGAAGTCGGGCACGGCGCCGTCCAGAAACGAGAAAGTGTCTTCAGCTTCCGGCAATGCGACCTCCGGGAAAGCGTTGGGCTATTCAGCCTCATTGCCTTTGCGCGATGATGCGCGCAAGGGTCAGGGACGATGCCGGAAGCGGACGCGCAAGACATTACCGTGCCGGAGGGCAGCAGCACGCGGCGGCTCCGGCCGCGCCGTTGGCGTAGCCGCATCGCGCTCGGACTGGGCGCTGCGGTTTTCCTTGGTGCCAGCACCGCCTGGCTCACCCGCGAACGAATCGCGGGCAATGTGATCGACAGCTATCTTCAGCAAAGCGGCGTTCCGGCGACCTATGACATCGTCAGCATCGGCCCGAACGCGCAGGTGATCGAAAATCTCGTGATCGGCGATCCGGCGCGGCCTGACCTGACTGTGCGGCGGATGGTGATCGAAACCAGCGTGGGCTGGACCGGGCCGGTGGTGCGCCGCGTGAGTGTGGAAGGCGCGCGACTGTTTGCGAGCCTGCGCGGCGGCACATTCAGCCTCGGCGCGCTCGATCCGCTGGTGTTCACCGGCTCGGACGCGCCGCCTGCGCTGCCCGCCATCGACGTGACGCTGAGCGATGCGCGCGCGTTGCTCGACAGCGATTACGGGCGGATTGGTGTGAAGCTCGAAGGATCGGGCCGGATCGACGATGGGTTCGTCGGAAGTCTCGCAGCCACTGCGCCGGGGATCGGGGTCGAGGGCTGCCGGGCCGAGACGGCTACGCTTTACGGCAAGCTTGCCACGGATAATGGCGCCCCCAGACTTGATGGCCCGTTGCGGATCGGTGGGCTTGATTGCGGC from uncultured Erythrobacter sp. includes:
- the purB gene encoding adenylosuccinate lyase; the protein is MVPRYSRPAMTALWEPEAKYRIWFEIEAHATQKLADLGVVPQSAAKALWDWWATNPAIDVAAIDAIEAVTKHDVIAFLDWVAQQVGEEARFMHQGMTSSDVLDTTLSVQLARASDLLLADLDALLAAIKTRAEEHKYTPTIGRSHGIHAEPVTFGLKLAQAYAEFDRCRARLVAARAEIATCAISGAVGTFANVDPAVEAYVADQLGLAIEPVSTQVIPRDRHAMYFATLGVIASSIERLATEIRHLQRTEVLEAEEYFSPGQKGSSAMPHKRNPILTENLTGLARLVRSAVTPALENVALWHERDISHSSVERFIGPDATITLDFALARLTGVVDKLLIYPARMEKNLNRMGGLIHSQRVLLALTQAGLTRDDSYRLVQRNAMRVWEADGALNLLDLLKADSDVTARLAPGQLDQLFDLGYHFKHVDTIFARVFG
- the radC gene encoding DNA repair protein RadC → MDGAVPDFDAGKAAGDGHRARLRHRLLTGGAEALADYEVLEYLLFAAIPRGNTKPIAKALLAQYGSLAGVLNADPKALQRVKGVGENSAAALKAVALAARRMARGEIMGKPVLGSWQALIDYLTTDMAHLTVERVRVLYLDTKNRLIDDHHVGDGSIDEAAIHPREVIRRAMDVGASAMILVHNHPSGSPEPSRADIQITQRIAEAGRHMGVTVHDHVIIGREGHTSLRAKGLI